The segment GAATTCGTAAAAGGTCCTTCTTTCATATAATGGACTTTATTGTTTTTCACGAGTATGTTGCTTTTGAGGAGTGAGTTATTGTTCTTGACCATATTTGCTGCTTCCATAATATATTCCATAGCATCCCCCTCTTACTTTCGTCTTAAGACAAGCTATGCTAGTGAAGGGGGATATATTCTATGTACTTGATGATTGATTGTAAGAAAATATTGGGGGATCGCTAGTTAACCGCTATACCCCCTGGCGGTACCATTTTCGATTTTGGGCGATATTTCGAATTTACGGGCGATTTTCAAGACTTATGGGGTGATACTTTCAGATTCCAGGCGAAACGCGTTAATCACCCCGCCCAAAACTCTCTTTAAACCCCCACCTTCTAGCTGTTGCGTTCCCCAAGTCAAGGTTAAAGCAAATAAACGAGGCCCAAAAAATGGACCCCGCACACTTGCCAAGAGTAACCCTATCGTTCCCCTCTTCTCAAACTCTCCATATGCTCAAAGAAGCTTGGGTAGGAAACGTTAATTGCTTTATCATTTTGAAGAATTGTCTCTCCGTTCGCAATCAAGCTTGCAATGGCTCCCATCATGCCTATCCGGTGGTCTCCGTAACTATCAAGGGTGCCGCCATGCAAGTTTGTTTTGCCTTTTATAATCATGCCGTCCTCTGTTGCCTCTATATCTGCTCCTAGTTTTTTCAACTCGTTCACGACCGTATCGATACGATTTGTTTCTTTTACCTTCAGCTCTTCCGCTTCCTTGATGATTGTTGTTCCTTCCGCTTGCGTCGCCATCAAAGCGATGATTGGCACTTCATCTATTAACCGCGGAATGATGTCGCCTCCAATTTCCACTCCTTTAAGTTCTGAAGTTTCCACTGTAATATCGGCATATGGTTCCGGTCCATCCTCTACAACATTGGTATAGGAAAGGCTCGCCCCCATATTCTTCAGCACTTCTAATATACCTGTTCGAGTAGGGTTTAACCCGACTCGTTGCAACGTTACCTTGCTGTGTGGCACAATCGCTCCAGCCACTAGGAAGAATGCAGCTGAAGAGATGTCGCCAGGAACGACAATGTGAAGGCCGGAAACCAACTCTTGACCGCCAGCTACACTTACCTTGCCGCCTTCCTCTTCTGTAACTTCCACACCAAATGCCCGTAGCATCCTCTCCGTATGGTCACGTGATTTAAATGGCTCTTTGACGCTTGTAACCCCTTCTGCCTGCAACCCTGCCAAAAGTATGGCGGATTTCACTTGTGCGCTTGCCACAGGTGACACGTAATCAAGACCGGTTAAACCTCCACCCTGAATTGAGATTGGGGTGAAATTGCCATCCTGGTTCCCTTGTATCCTTGCTCCCATATCACGCAATGGAACAGTAACCCTCTTCATTGGTCTTTTGGCGATAGACTCGTCCCCTATCAGCACAGAGTGAAAAGGTAAGCCAGAGAGAATACCCATCATCAACCTGGCTGTTGTTCCTGAATTTCCTACATCCAATATTTCTGATGACTCTCGAAGTCCCTTCAATCCGTTTCCATATACCGTCACATTGGAACCGTCCTGTTCGATCTTCACGCCAAGTTTGGAGAAACAACTGATTGTACTTAGACAATCATCACCTGGAAGGAAATTTTCCACTGTTGTTTTGCCTTCAGCCATGGAACCGAACATGACGGAGCGGTGAGATATCGATTTATCTCCTGGAATCTGTATGGTTCCTTTCAACCCACTTGCAGTACCTGTAAGTTTTTTCATTACACTCTCTCCTAACTAAACAATATATGTTTCGTACATGGTGTATTGTCGCAAGCATGTTTCTGCAGAATGTCGGTCGTCCTCTGATTGGAAACTGAGTCTCAACACCCCATAGATTTCTTCTCTTGTTTCCATGATACGAATATTGGTAATGCTTATTTTTTCTTTTGCAAGAATGCCAGTTATTTCAGAAATGATACCAGGGTAGTCAGGAACATCTACGTATAAATCGTAAAACGATGGTATGGCTCCCTTTGCCTTTACCGGCAATCCGTCTCTAAACTCCTTCGCCTTGCTGAAATATTCTAGCAAGAAGGCCTCATTATTTTGTGCTAAGCTGTCTTTTACGATTTCCATTTGCTCCATCCACTGATCTAAAAGTGATAAAATGGTTTCTTTATTATGTATCAAGATATCTTTCCACATAGTCGGGTTGCTCGAGGCGATCCTTGTGATGTCCCTAAAGCCCCCAGCTGCTAGTCTTGAGACAAACGGATTGGTAGATTGCATGTCCTCTGCCTGGTGAACAAGACCAGCCGCCACGACATGGGGGAAATGACTGATGACTCCCGCCACCAAGTCGTGTTCTGCAGCAGACATGGTGATAAAATTAGCCTTCGTTCCAGCAAGCCACATTTTTGTTAAGGCTATCTCCTTTTGTTTGGCTTCCTCCTTAAATGGAGTAAGCACATAAAAAGCATTTTCAAAAAGATGGCTTTTGGCAGCAATCACTCCGCTTTTATGGGATCCCGCCATTGGATGTCCCCCGATGAATGTAACATTATCTTGGGGGAAAAGGGTAGACGCTAAAGTTGTAATACTATTTTTCGTGCTTCCTACATCGGTAATCACAACCTGTGGTTTCGTGAAAGTAATCTTGCTTAAATGTTTTAGCACTTCGTTTGCTTGCATGACAGGTACAGAAATGACGATAAAATCCGCATCTTTCGCTTCCGTATCATAATCTTCACAAAACTCATCAATGACTTTCAACGATTTCGCCAATTTTGCTTGCTGTAGATTAATATCGTATCCAATCATATCTGCATTAGGATGTTCTTTTTTTATGGCAAGGGCAATGGACCCGCCGATAAGCCCAAGGCCAATCACCAACACTTTCCCTTTCATGTCCCTTCACCGCCTGATGTCTATATATATGTAAATAGAGAGGATATCTCCTCTCTATTAGATAGCTTGCTTCATTTTATATTCTTTCAAATAAGAGATGATTTCTGCATTCTGTTCTTGAGTTCCTACTGTAATACGTAAGCAAGTCGGGAATCCCAAAGCTTTTCCTGATCTCACAATATATCCTTTTTTCATTAAGTAATGAAATAATACATCTGAGTCTGTTTGGAAATCAATCAGAATGAAATTCCCCTCAGAAGGATAGTAGGCTAGCTTCATTTCTTCGCAAAAAGAATAATACTGCTCTAACCCTTCTTTATTTTTGGATACACATTCTTTGATAAAAGATTGATCTCCTACCGCAGCCTTGGCGGCCACTTGCGCAAGGGAGTTTGTATTAAAAGGTTCCCTTGCAGGTTCAATCAGACGAATAAGCTTCTCATTCGCTATTCCATAACCGATCCGGAAACTTGCAAGGCCGTAAGCTTTCGAGAAAGTACGTGTAATCAGAAGGTTTGGATAATCCTTTAGCCACTTCACTGTTTCAGGGTAATCCGCTGCTGTCACATATTCCTTGTATGCTTCATCTACCACTACTAATGTGCGGCTAGGTACTTTTTTTATAAAAGATAGAAGAAGTTCTTCATTGATATAAGTCCCTGTTGGGTTATTTGGACTGCATAACCAAACGATAGCTGTGTTTTCATCAATAGCGTTCAGCATTTCATCCAGCTGGTGGTAACCATCTTTCAATGGAACTTCTCTAACGTCAGCGCCTTCTATAATGGCGTTGTGCTTGTATTGTGGGAAAGAAGGCGTTGGCATGACCGTGTTCTTACCCGGTTTTAATAGTGCTCTGGAAAGAATTTGAATAACCTCATCGGAACCATTACCGAAAATAAGCTCTTTTTCTCCTACTCCTGTTTGAGCTGCAAGCACTTCTCGCAGATCTCTTGCGTAACCATCCGGGTAGGTGGCCGACTTGCTAAGCTCTGCCAACAATGCCTGATTGACGGACGGCGAGCAGCCATAAGGGTTTTCATTGGAAGCCAGTTTCACTATTTTCTCCAAACCCAATTCCCTCTTGACTTCTTCCATCGTTTTTCCAGGTTGATACGGGGTTAAATTAAGCAGTTGTTCTTTTACATCCATCTTCAACATTCACCTTTCTGCTAAAAGTGGAGAAATAAGCTCCTCTATTAGTTGCTTTAATTCCTGCAACGTCTTTTCTTCATCAACTTTAAATTGTTTTTCTTTTTCTTCGATCATTTTTATGAGCGCACTTCCTACCACAAAGCCGTCACAATATGGCTTTAAGGTTTGTATGTGTTCACTCTCTGAAATTCCGAATCCTACCGCAGTCGGGACGTTGCTTTTCTTTTTAACCTCTTCAAGAAAAGCATATAACTCTTCGGAAAATTCCTTTCGCACTCCCGTCACTCCAAGTGAAGAGATACAGTAAAGGAATCCTTGAGCATTTTCTGTGATCCTGTTCATTCTTTCTTTGGAAGTCGGAGCGACAAGCGAGATATACGTTATAGCATGTTCGCTACATTTCTCGCGTATGCGTCCACTCTCTTCAAAAGGTAGATCAGGAATAAGGAGCCCATCGACCTGATTTTGTTCCGCTAAAGCGAAAAAGGATTCTTCCCCTAATTGTAACACAGGATTATAATACGTAAAGAGGATGATCGGAATTTTCAGTCCTCTTCGCCTCATTTCACCAGCTAGCTTCATGGTGCTTGTAATCGTCGTTTTATGAGCCAACGCCCGATTGGAAGCACGCTGGATGACAGGTCCGTCTGCCAACGGGTCGGAGTATGGAACCCCAAGCTCCAGTACAGATGCGCCTACTTCCTCCAAAAGTAGTGCAAGCTTTATTGTGAGTTCCGGGGTAGGATCTCCGGACATGATAAATGGAATAAACAGCTTTTCATGTTTGGGTATTCGCTCAAGATAGGGAGTCATTCCACTGTTCCCTCCATTCGATTCATTAATGTATGAACATCCTTATCACCACGTCCTGATAAACAAACGAGAATCGTTTTATCACGTGGCAATTTTTCCGCTTCTTTATAAGCCGTCGCCAGGGCATGAGCAGACTCGATTGCCGGTATGATTCCCTCTTCTTTTGCTAGAATGTGTAGGGCCTCTAGAGCTTCCTCGTCTGCTACACTTTGGTATTGCACTCTATTACTGTCCTTAAGGTATGCATGCTCTGGTCCGATTCCTGGATAGTCAAGGCCTGCAGAAATGGAATAAGGCTCAATGATTTGACCGTGTTCATCTTGAATCAGGTAAGTCAACGACCCATGAATAACTCCCTTCGTCCCTTTTGTTAATGTCGCTGCATGAAGGGGGGTGTCAATGCCTTTACCGGCCGCCTCCACTCCAATAAGTTCAACATCGTCGTCCACGAATGGAGCAAACATTCCAATTGCATTGGAACCTCCGCCTACACAAGCTACAATTTTATCAGGCAACCCGCCTTCTCTTGTCTGGAACTGCCGTTTGGATTCTTCTCCAATCACACGTTGAAACTCACGCACCATATATGGGTATGGATGCGGACCAACAACGGAACCAATCATATAGAAATGATCTTCACAATGTTGGACCCAATAACGAATCGCTTCATTTGTCGCATCTTTTAACGTTTTATTGCCGCTGGTTGCAGGGATGACCTCTGCTCCTAATAGCTTCATCCGAAACACGTTCAAAGCCTGCCGTTCAATATCTTCCTCGCCCATGAACACCTTGCACTCCAGTCCGAACTTGGCAGCAACAGTTGCAGCAGCTACACCATGTTGTCCAGCCCCAGTTTCCGCGATAATTTTCTTTTTACCCAAGCGTTTTGCAAGCAAGGCTTGGCCGATTGCATTATTAATTTTATGGGCACCCGTATGATTCAGATCTTCTCTCTTCAGGTAAATTTTCGCTCCGCCAATTCGACTAGAAAGTTTCTCAGCAAACGTTAAAGCGGTGGGTCTGCCTGAATACTCTTTTAAATAATAATGATAGTCTTCTAGAAAAGTTGGATCTTTTAGGGCCTCTTGCAAGCCTTGTTCTAATTCTTCTAATGGTAGCATCAACGTTTCAGGTACATATTTTCCCCCGAACTCCCCAAATCTACCGAAGCTATCTGGCGTTTGTACGTTTGTCATGTTCCCTCACCATACTTTCTATCAGATTCATTTTTTCCTTACTTTTAACACGATCCACTTCCATCCCACTTGATAGATCGATTCCTTCTGGGTCATAAGGTAATAATTCTGGGAGTGTCTCTACATTTATTCCGCCAGCAATTAAATATGGAATATTATACTGGGTGGAAAGCTTGTCATAGAGCGGTATATGGGCCCAGTTAAAGCTTGTTCCCGTTCCACCGTACTGAGTGCCATTCTTTTTATCAATGACAAATCCGTCTATCAAGCCCAGGAATGATTCTAATTTCTCGACGCTCGTTTCATCTTCGTGGTGAATCACTTTCCAAATCTCCACGTCACACGCTGCCTTTAACTCTTTTAAAAAATTCAGGTCTTCATCCCCATGGCACTGAATGACATCAAGCGGAACTGTACGGACAGCTTGTAGAATTTCCTCTTTGCTTTGATTGACAAAAATCCCTACAAGCAACTTGTTCTGAGGCGGCAAATCGGCTACCCATTTTGCCACTTTTTCGGCTTTCACTTGACGCTTACTCTCGGCAAAAACGAACCCTAGATAATCTGCGCCAGTCTGTAAGGAAGCCTTATAATCTTCCAAACTTTTGTTTCCGCAAAACTTTATCTTCATTTTAGACATGTTCAAGTTCTCCAAAGAGTCTTCTTACCCCTGTACCAGGTGTTCGATCTTTCATGAACGCTTCCCCTACCAGTACGGCTTTTGCCCCAAATTCTTTTACTTGGCGAAGGTCCTCTGCTTTCAGGATGCCGCTTTCGCTAACGAGCAAGGAAGAGCTTGGAATATGTGCGGCAAGTTCCTTAGTAGTTTGGATATCCGTTTCAAAGGTTGCGAGGTTTCTATTATTGACTCCAATGATTTTTGGAGAGATTGTTTGGAGGAGTTGCGTGAGCCTCTCCAAGCTATGCACCTCCACCAGTACATCCAACCCTAGGTCTGTTGCTTGTTTATATAACTCCGCTAATTTTTTATCAGACAGGATCTCAGCAATCAATAAAATCGCATCCGCTCCAATACACGCACTTTCCTCGACTTGAATCGGATCAATGATAAAGTCTTTTCTAAGAACAGGCAGACTTGTAGTTTCCTTTACCATCATCAAATCATGCTTTGACCCCTTAAAATAAGTCTGATCTGTGAGTACGGAAATTGCATCCACACCAACTTTTTCATATTCCGCTCCAATGTCTATTGGTGCAAAGCTTTCTTTTAAGATCCCTTTGGAAGGGGAGGCCTTCTTCATTTCAGCAATCACACCTAGTTCTCGCTTCGGATTTGCCAGTGCATCGTAAAACGAAAAACGCTCTACCTTTTTCTGTGTAGGTAATGTTAAGTTTTTCACTTCTATCTTTTTCGTTTCCACAATTTTAGTTAACATGCTCGTTCACCCCTGCGTTCTTTAGTTGCTGTAGTAGTTCGTATGGTTTATTTGCCTCGATCAGTTGAACGCCAAGTTCGACACCCTTATGGATGGTTTCGGTAATTCCTGATACATAGAGAGCGGCCCCAGCATTTAAACAAACAATGTCTCGTGCACTTTCGTTGCTTTTATTTTGAAAAATCTGTTTGATAAGATGAGAACTCTGTAAGCTGTTGGATACTTGTATGTCTTCCAGTCTGCCTCGTTTGAACCCAAAGTCCTCTGGCGCTATGGAATAAGAAGAAATTTCCCCATTTTTCACTTCCACCACATGCGTGCTTGCAGTGATGGTGATTTCATCTAATCCGTCCTCTCCGGCTACAATCAAAACATGTTCCGAACCGAGTCTATTTAATACTTCCGCCATTTTATAAGCATAATCCGCTGAAAACACCCCGATCACCTGCTTTTTACATCGAACAGGATTGGCGAGTGGTCCCAGAAGGTTGAAAATCGTCCTAAATCCAATCTCTTTTCTCGGAGCCACAGCATGCTTCATTGCCTCATGATAGATAGGAGCAAAAAGAAAGCTCATTCCATTGTCTTGAAGGTTTGCTGTTGCTTCTTCTAAAGTTTGCTGTACAGGTATTTGTAATTGCTCTAACACATCTGCACTACCACTGGAGGAGGAAACTGCCCGATTACCATGTTTGGCCACTATTGCCCCGCCACTTGCCGCCACGATTGCAGAAGCGGTAGAAATATTGAACGTCGATGCTCCATCCCCACCGGTTCCGCATGTATCTATTAAATAAGGGTGCTCATAAGCTATCGGCTTCATATGTCCTCGCATCGCTTTCGTGAAACCCAACATTTCCTCTGGCGTTTCGCCTCGGAATCTAAGAATAGAAAT is part of the Sutcliffiella sp. FSL R7-0096 genome and harbors:
- the aroA gene encoding 3-phosphoshikimate 1-carboxyvinyltransferase, encoding MKKLTGTASGLKGTIQIPGDKSISHRSVMFGSMAEGKTTVENFLPGDDCLSTISCFSKLGVKIEQDGSNVTVYGNGLKGLRESSEILDVGNSGTTARLMMGILSGLPFHSVLIGDESIAKRPMKRVTVPLRDMGARIQGNQDGNFTPISIQGGGLTGLDYVSPVASAQVKSAILLAGLQAEGVTSVKEPFKSRDHTERMLRAFGVEVTEEEGGKVSVAGGQELVSGLHIVVPGDISSAAFFLVAGAIVPHSKVTLQRVGLNPTRTGILEVLKNMGASLSYTNVVEDGPEPYADITVETSELKGVEIGGDIIPRLIDEVPIIALMATQAEGTTIIKEAEELKVKETNRIDTVVNELKKLGADIEATEDGMIIKGKTNLHGGTLDSYGDHRIGMMGAIASLIANGETILQNDKAINVSYPSFFEHMESLRRGER
- the hisC gene encoding histidinol-phosphate transaminase; this translates as MDVKEQLLNLTPYQPGKTMEEVKRELGLEKIVKLASNENPYGCSPSVNQALLAELSKSATYPDGYARDLREVLAAQTGVGEKELIFGNGSDEVIQILSRALLKPGKNTVMPTPSFPQYKHNAIIEGADVREVPLKDGYHQLDEMLNAIDENTAIVWLCSPNNPTGTYINEELLLSFIKKVPSRTLVVVDEAYKEYVTAADYPETVKWLKDYPNLLITRTFSKAYGLASFRIGYGIANEKLIRLIEPAREPFNTNSLAQVAAKAAVGDQSFIKECVSKNKEGLEQYYSFCEEMKLAYYPSEGNFILIDFQTDSDVLFHYLMKKGYIVRSGKALGFPTCLRITVGTQEQNAEIISYLKEYKMKQAI
- a CDS encoding prephenate dehydrogenase translates to MKGKVLVIGLGLIGGSIALAIKKEHPNADMIGYDINLQQAKLAKSLKVIDEFCEDYDTEAKDADFIVISVPVMQANEVLKHLSKITFTKPQVVITDVGSTKNSITTLASTLFPQDNVTFIGGHPMAGSHKSGVIAAKSHLFENAFYVLTPFKEEAKQKEIALTKMWLAGTKANFITMSAAEHDLVAGVISHFPHVVAAGLVHQAEDMQSTNPFVSRLAAGGFRDITRIASSNPTMWKDILIHNKETILSLLDQWMEQMEIVKDSLAQNNEAFLLEYFSKAKEFRDGLPVKAKGAIPSFYDLYVDVPDYPGIISEITGILAKEKISITNIRIMETREEIYGVLRLSFQSEDDRHSAETCLRQYTMYETYIV
- a CDS encoding phosphoribosylanthranilate isomerase; its protein translation is MSKMKIKFCGNKSLEDYKASLQTGADYLGFVFAESKRQVKAEKVAKWVADLPPQNKLLVGIFVNQSKEEILQAVRTVPLDVIQCHGDEDLNFLKELKAACDVEIWKVIHHEDETSVEKLESFLGLIDGFVIDKKNGTQYGGTGTSFNWAHIPLYDKLSTQYNIPYLIAGGINVETLPELLPYDPEGIDLSSGMEVDRVKSKEKMNLIESMVREHDKRTNAR
- the trpC gene encoding indole-3-glycerol phosphate synthase TrpC, which codes for MLTKIVETKKIEVKNLTLPTQKKVERFSFYDALANPKRELGVIAEMKKASPSKGILKESFAPIDIGAEYEKVGVDAISVLTDQTYFKGSKHDLMMVKETTSLPVLRKDFIIDPIQVEESACIGADAILLIAEILSDKKLAELYKQATDLGLDVLVEVHSLERLTQLLQTISPKIIGVNNRNLATFETDIQTTKELAAHIPSSSLLVSESGILKAEDLRQVKEFGAKAVLVGEAFMKDRTPGTGVRRLFGELEHV
- the trpD gene encoding anthranilate phosphoribosyltransferase encodes the protein MFKAYLTKLIDGANLTTDEAESAMDLMMKGEVTSSQIASFISILRFRGETPEEMLGFTKAMRGHMKPIAYEHPYLIDTCGTGGDGASTFNISTASAIVAASGGAIVAKHGNRAVSSSSGSADVLEQLQIPVQQTLEEATANLQDNGMSFLFAPIYHEAMKHAVAPRKEIGFRTIFNLLGPLANPVRCKKQVIGVFSADYAYKMAEVLNRLGSEHVLIVAGEDGLDEITITASTHVVEVKNGEISSYSIAPEDFGFKRGRLEDIQVSNSLQSSHLIKQIFQNKSNESARDIVCLNAGAALYVSGITETIHKGVELGVQLIEANKPYELLQQLKNAGVNEHVN
- the trpA gene encoding tryptophan synthase subunit alpha, with the protein product MTPYLERIPKHEKLFIPFIMSGDPTPELTIKLALLLEEVGASVLELGVPYSDPLADGPVIQRASNRALAHKTTITSTMKLAGEMRRRGLKIPIILFTYYNPVLQLGEESFFALAEQNQVDGLLIPDLPFEESGRIREKCSEHAITYISLVAPTSKERMNRITENAQGFLYCISSLGVTGVRKEFSEELYAFLEEVKKKSNVPTAVGFGISESEHIQTLKPYCDGFVVGSALIKMIEEKEKQFKVDEEKTLQELKQLIEELISPLLAER
- the trpB gene encoding tryptophan synthase subunit beta; the protein is MTNVQTPDSFGRFGEFGGKYVPETLMLPLEELEQGLQEALKDPTFLEDYHYYLKEYSGRPTALTFAEKLSSRIGGAKIYLKREDLNHTGAHKINNAIGQALLAKRLGKKKIIAETGAGQHGVAAATVAAKFGLECKVFMGEEDIERQALNVFRMKLLGAEVIPATSGNKTLKDATNEAIRYWVQHCEDHFYMIGSVVGPHPYPYMVREFQRVIGEESKRQFQTREGGLPDKIVACVGGGSNAIGMFAPFVDDDVELIGVEAAGKGIDTPLHAATLTKGTKGVIHGSLTYLIQDEHGQIIEPYSISAGLDYPGIGPEHAYLKDSNRVQYQSVADEEALEALHILAKEEGIIPAIESAHALATAYKEAEKLPRDKTILVCLSGRGDKDVHTLMNRMEGTVE